A stretch of the Metopolophium dirhodum isolate CAU chromosome 8, ASM1992520v1, whole genome shotgun sequence genome encodes the following:
- the LOC132950932 gene encoding neurogenin-3-like gives MAEFDANNNSALPLPEKAQEKYSLRPRASLKREEPDEDHEDSWKPSTRGRSTKRRQKPKPLSRYRRKTANARERSRMREINEAFEALRRAVPHLAVEAHNEKLTKITTLRLAMKYISALSGLLTAAPGAQSSSSPTTAAEAAAATAIAAATTTICGGSIGGGGGLVGTAAMSSSSAPLPITTDHLAALGCCLSPSTSDDVDSLLSEYASDLLCGGGGGSECSSAASTVGFLADHHHHHHSAAFLRDLPGAAATYSLSPSSCSTSATDVVGFPSPLLSADFPVDVAAAFMPFADHPLPPIDFNGDPYMFEDNFACTEFS, from the exons ATGGCTGAGTTCGACGCGAACAACAACAGTGCGCTGCCGTTACCGGAAAAAGCGCAGGAAAAATACTCATTACGACCCAGGGCGTCGTTGAAACGCGAAGAACCTGACGAGGATCACGAAGACAGTTGGAAACCATCAACTCGCGGTCGGTCCACCAAACGGCGCCAAAAACCTAAGCCCCTCAGCAG GTATCGGAGGAAGACAGCGAACGCACGCGAGAGGAGTCGCATGCGGGAGATCAACGAGGCGTTCGAAGCGCTCCGCCGTGCCGTTCCTCACCTGGCGGTGGAAGCACACAACGAGAAGCTGACCAAGATTACCACGCTCCGGCTGGCCATGAAGTACATTTCAGCTCTCAGCGGACTCTTGACCGCGGCGCCCGGCGCCCAGTCCTCGTCATCGCCGACCACTGCCGCCGAGGCCGCGGCGGCTACAGCTATAGCCGCGGCCACGACCACCATCTGCGGCGGCAGCATTGGTGGCGGTGGAGGACTCGTCGGGACAGCAGCGATGTCGTCGTCTTCGGCACCGCTGCCGATTACCACCGACCACTTGGCCGCGCTTGGCTGCTGTCTGTCGCCTTCGACGTCCGACGACGTGGACTCGCTGCTCAGCGAGTACGCATCTGACTTActctgcggcggcggcggcggtagcgAGTGCTCCTCCGCTGCGTCCACCGTCGGGTTCCTCGCCGATCACCACCATCACCATCATTCGGCCGCGTTCCTGCGTGACTTGCCGGGCGCGGCCGCGACTTATTCGCTGTCCCCGTCGTCGTGCTCCACGTCGGCCACCGACGTCGTCGGTTTCCCGTCGCCGCTTCTGTCCGCTGACTTCCCGGTGGACGTGGCCGCGGCGTTCATGCCGTTCGCCGACCACCCCCTACCGCCAATCGACTTCAACGGTGACCCGTACATGTTCGAAGACAACTTCGCGTGCACCGAGTTTAGCTAG